CAGTGAAAAACTCCAGGAAAATTCAATGGATTTAATTTTAAAGGGACCAACAGAATATATTACAGTTTCCTGTTTCACTGTGTTGTAGTGTTTCATTTAAGCTAGAgaggaaatgttcaaaaacatgTGTCAGTTCCAGAATTAAGAGTCATGGGCAAAGCTTCCATTTATTGCACTGATCCCTACAGAGAGTATTCCTTAATGGAATGCAAACTGGGCAATAGAAAGCCTCTTAATATTTACCCAATATTTCCCCTGAACTCTCTATTTTCTTAAGTCTAGCCACCCCTAGGAGCTAACCTACTGGATGAGCCCCAAAGATTGGAAAGAGGATGCACTCCAGGGGAAACTTGAGGACACCACTGAAACCACTTGGGGAGACACACGGAGTTTTAGAGTAATCCCTGAGAGGAAATATAAACACTGCTTCACATGTTAAATGTCTCAGCAAACTCCTAGAAAACAAGCCTCTCGAGCCTCCAGTAATGAAGGAAGTCCATTGAAGCACGTATGATGCCCTCACCGACTTTCCTCATCAGAGCCAATGAGGAGGACATGCCTTTATGTTCAGTACCACCGCACCCATCCCTCTCTCCAAGCTGAGCCAGGAAATTCGTCACTGTATGTATGAGGAAAAGGATTAATTCTCCACATTATAACCACTGCTGTGATATACTAAAGAGTGTCTTTTACTTGATAAATCTGATTAGTCATTGTTCCTCTGTAGTAGTATAGTGTAGATGTTTCATATGTGAATACAGGACACTTAAGGCTCGTTGGGTGAATAGTCATGCACCCTCTGTAAAGCCTACCTGTAAATTGAGAAGTTAGatcatctgtattatttttttccaattctatgGTTTTATGATTATTAGGGACCACCTTTCTGAGAAGCAATCTCACTTTCCAGGAGTAATCAAGTGGTATACTCCTCTCTGACTACCTGAGAAGACAGTATACCAAGTGAGGGACATTTGGAAGGAGGCTATTAAATCAAGATATTATTCTTGAGGTGGATAGACTGGTgagttgattggttggttggttgcttgcttggttggttggttggttggttggttgttttggAAAGGAGTGCATGACAGAGCTGCTTGCCAAGGATTGTAGCTCATATGATGATTTATGAATCCAAAAACATTAGAAATAGTATGTTTTTAGCACAAAATGGTGGGTATTCCATTCTAATGCCCTAACTATTCCCAGCAAGGAATTTTGGAGGCTTTTGAATGTGGAGTTATGCAGAACATAATGGAGCCCATTTATTCTAGAAatgcttaaaatgaaaattgattaTTCTGGCTTTTCCATTAAGCTCCTCACCCTTTGATCATCTCATTACTTATCTACTCTTTCACCAAAGGCTACAGGAAAAATAATGTTGCTGCTAATAAATCATATAGAGtatgataatagaaaaaataaaatgaggtatgaaGTTGTCAGTGTACAATGGAGAGTGTCCTGAAACGTTATTCACATTAAGCACTTTTTCAGAAAGAAGGACAGGAAGCACAGACCCCATGTATCTGCTTCCCAGTTTAAATCTGTAAGCCTGGATTTAGTTCCTGACCCACAGCAGgaaaagtgatttatttataCTTCATAAATGAAAGTCTGGGAACCATCTATTGAGTCGTAAACAAATGTCTTTTGAATTGAACATTGATTGGAAAATTGGATGACTTTAGAATCTGGATGCTCAAATCTCCTTTCTATGCTTCTTTAATAACCACCAACAAGAAACCAATGATATTGAAGTCCAAATCTTGGTTTCTTCTGTGTTCTTTGCCTCTTAAATTTATCTTCCATTACTGACAAAGTTATGACTGGTGCCCTCCAATATACAATCCAAGAAATCTGAATTTAACAAGAAAACTCAGTATcgaaattaccatttttaaagatttctaatcaatttttttaatattaatcaaTTGCAAGAGTACCCTGTTTGTTAAACACAagaattcatattttttgttcaattcttaaatataaattcttaaataCTACTGAAAAGTACCTGCCTgtacaattatttgaaaatgtcctctcttccctttcagAGAACAAAATTAATTCTACAACATAAAATTGTAGATGAAACCCCATTTGCTGTCAGATCCATTtgtttttatcaccccaaaatacTTACTAAATGATTTAAACCTTTATACTGAAAAcactattttctttatgtgatctAGGTAAgatctgaatataaaaattaagatagttcatttttgtatagtATGTGTAAAAAAACACATACTAtaaataaacactgaaaataaacacttgtaaatagagatatgaaaaaatagtCTCACTTATTCTTTAGAGCAAAGATATTTTATGTACTGGATCTATTGTATACTTTTTTAGGTGTCACTCAACTGGTTAGAgtgatattttaagagaaaatcttgaaaggaaaATTTAAGAACAGCTTTGAGTCTTGAGTGTAGTGATGCCTGTGACAATTAATCAGTTGATTAGACTATTCTGAAAAGCCAGTGTCAAGGAGTAAGTTTTATGTCCATGTGTGTAATTCAACTAATTCTGTTCAGTTGCCACAGTTTTAACCCAGCTTCACACCAACTGTCCTCAAAATatgttttcgtttttttaaacaatgtaaagtgaataagaaaaaatggGTGAGTTTGTACATGTATACCCTTAATcaactttagaaaaacaaaccaaaatcagAAAAGGTTTTCTTAAGaatcaaagcaaaaaagaaagaaatttgtctGGTTGTACCACCGGAGTGGAAAATTCTTTCTGCTTTGGATTCTAGCAAAATAATACTCAGAGTTAGAACCACGATCAGCAAAATACGGTGGGATTTATTCCAATCTGGTCtcaaaatatatcttaatttcCTGTAGAGCTTAAATTCCCTTCTCAATAAAGTCCTTGAGATATGTAGGAAGCAAAGCAACGTGGTTTACACTCATGTCTTTCTTCTTCATAGATTTAAGACCCATGAACAGGTCAGCAACACACATTGTGACTGAGTTTGTTCTCCTTGGATTCCCTGGTTGCTCGGAGATACAGATTTTCCTCTTCTCACTGTTTTTGGTGATTTATGTGTTGACCTTGCTGGGGAATGGAGCCATTATCTGTGCAGTGAGATGGGACCCACGACTACACACTCCCATGTACTTTCTGCTGGGAAACTTTGCCTTCCTCGAGATCTGGTATGTTTCCTCCACTGTCCCTAACATGCTAGCCAACATTCTCTCCAGAACCAAGACTATCTCATTTTCTGGCTGCTTCCTGcagttctatttcttcttttcccttggcACAACTGAATGTCTCTTCCTGGCAATAATGGCTTATGATCGGTACCTGGCCATCTGTCGCCCACTGCACTACCCCACCGTCATGACTGGGAACCTCTGTGGTATGCTGGTATCTCTCTGCTGGCTCATTGGATTCCTTGGATATCCaattcccattttctttatctccCAACTCCCCTTCTGTGGACCCAATATCATTGATCACTTCCTGTGTGACATGGACCCACTGATGGCTCTGTCCTGTGCTCCAGCCCCcattactgaatttattttctatactCAGAGCTCCCTTGTCCTCTTTTTCACGATTATGTATATTCTTCGATCCTataccctgttgctcagagctgtTTTTCGTGTCCCTTCTGCAGCTGGCCGGAAAAAGGCCTTTTCTACCTGTGGTTCTCATTTAGCCGTGGTGTCTCTTTTCTACGGGACAGTCATGGTAATGTATGTGAGCCCTACACATGGCATCCCAACCTTGATGCAGAAGATCCTCACACTGGCATATTCAACAATGACTCCTCTCTTCAATCCCCTGATCTATAGTCTTCGTAATAAGGACATGAAACTGGCTCTGAGAAGTGTCCTGTTCAGAATGAGAATTAGTCAAAATTCATGAGCCAAAAATGTGCCATACTTCCAAGTTCTAATAAAGAATAAGGTGGAGATGTATAAGTTCTTTCAATGGCCTTTTCGTCCTCACTCTGAGTAATTAGAGGTATTTAAGAGTACCCAGCTTAAAACCTATGCTGACTACTAAAGCCTTAATTTACTGGACTTCAACCTGcagttgaaatttttttaaaggctgtcCTTATTGGAATGATAAAATGGGACTCCTGCATGAGGAAAGTTAGACTTTTCTGAAAGATTTATCATCAGTTATAAGgtaccgtgtttcaccgaaaataagatcaagccagacaatcagctctaatgcgtcttttggagcaaaaattaacataagatccagtacattatattatattattatattgtattgtattgtattgtgttgtatttttactatatacctggtcttatagtaaaataagaccaggtcttatattaatttttgctccaaaagacgcattagagctgattgtccagctaggtcttattttcagggaaacatgatgaGTCTAATGACCTTAACCAAATACAGGTATCCCTTTCCCCGTTATCCAAAACTAGAGTGTTCCTATGAAACCTTTTGTAAGCCTTTATGGTGTACAGGGCAGAAGTAATTAGcgttaatttaaaaatggaagtctttttcagatttctttcagttagcaaaaaCAGGTACTAAAGTAAGTCTTTCATAAAAGTGGAGTAACACAAACTTCTGAAAAATGAGGGATACCTGCAGTTAAAGGTACAGCGACTTTTTTTAAGCAGCTTTATTTAGGTACAATTGATATACAAAAAGACTGCACATGTCTAATGTATATTAAAGGTGCAGTGACTTTTAATTAGCTCTGAGACCTTTCTATAATCTTTAACAGTCACCCCTTTCTTATATCTAGCCTAACAATCTTATCTAAACATACTTTGTCTCtattaagaaagagagaaaaaactcTTGATCAGAAggtattctttcaacaaataattttggaGATACAGTTCCTTGTTGtaagtttgaaataaaacttGGATACATGCTAAATAAtaatttcttcaattatttttaacatttctattatTACATGTTCCATATTGtagtataattaatttatttatgtgtgcTTCCCCCAAGGGAGCTCCTTGAGAACAGTAattacctttttcatttctggattcCCAACGCACAGTGACAGAGAGGAAAGCAGCCCCTGGCAGCTGGGAACTGGCTTGGCACTGAGTTAGGTCTTTGTGTTGCCAGGAGAGGGGCTGGCACCCTCAGCCAAGCCCTGATGCAATCCTGTTGAATGTAAACAATTTCACAGAATGCCAACATCAGACAAGACCACTCTGTGAGCATGATGGATGAAGACAAAACAGGACCACTCTATAATCATGTCTGAGCACAGGCAAAATCAAGAACACTGTCCCAAGCACAAAAATGACCAAACATCTCCCTCTTTAGGCTAATATGAGTGACTGTTGCCTCTTTACCAAGCTTTGGCCTAACTGCCTTCTAGATAAAAATTAAGATTCAATCATCGAATTTTCCTCCACTTTCTGACAGCATCCAGAGAAAACTTATACTTCCTTAAATTCTCCCCAAAGTCGACTAACACAAGCCCAAATCATACAATAAAATCCTTTCTGATATCTTCCTACTGAGATGCCCCATTTTCCTCATGGCATATGTTCTCCTTCACTGCAAGAAGCCAATAAACCCATCTTTATTCTACTACAGGTGTGTTCCTTATGGTCTTTGCATGACTGCAAATAAACAGTGGTAAAATACTTAGCATATAGTAAGATCTCAAAATGTTTGATActtttatctcattcttttttaccTGCAAAAATGTGCAGTTGTAACAAAGTCAAACAATGAAGAAGTGTATAAAGATTATGAACTTCCCATCTACTTTCATCCCCACCAATCCTTCACCCTACTCCTCAGAGTCAACATATCTAAATTCCTGCCCGGCGTTCAACACCCTGCATAATATGGCCTCATTAAACCTACATTGTTTTCCATCGCTTCCCAGTATGAAGGCTCAACTCTAGTCAGACTAGTCACTTAACTACTCCATTCTCTGTCATCTCCACACCTTTGTTTAGGCTGCTCTTTAAACCAGGAGAGCCTCACCTGGTCTTCTGTCATGAACTTGAGAAAGATATTTAACACTTAGATTCTTAGGgccttattttgtaaaatgagtatATAACTTTATCTTGTAACAAtgtcataaggattaaatgaaacagtttATGTAAGAACGACAGCACAGTAAAAGACATGTAGGAGGCTCTCAGTACATAATTTGCTCCCCTCTCCTTCCAATCTTTCAAATCTGATCATGGATAATTTGCTGATTATTCTATCAGATTTTCATTATGCTCATACAAAACATTGTTGTCAAATAATACATACACAGATGTATATGTAACTAATGCCTTAAAGTGAACACTGCACCATGTTACCTTCTAATTTGCTATAAATTTTTAACATTATGAAAATGTTTCCttagaacataaaaaaaagtaattattttttcaccAAAATCTATAGAGATGCCTCCAAATTCCTCTAAGTTTATTCCACTATGTCagaaaaacatcattttcttGGTGGACCATTTTCTAAGCATTACCTTAAGAGATGCCAAATTTGTTCAGTCAATAATTCTTTATAATACCTTGGGTGAATTAAGTTACTCTAATTCAGTTCTTCCTCCCAGAATTGTTCttgaagatgaaaatatttatagctttaaaacTTTATGAACTCCTAGGAGGTTGATTCTATATCAATACAACTTGTCAAAATCATGCTgattcttttccctcctctgctCTTTAAACATACTGTCCCCAGGCAGCCATCTCTATCCTACATAACTACATACTACATAACTTCATACTACAACCACCAACTCAATGCCCTCCTTGGATTAATAagtttcttttctcatatttgttAGAATAACATTTCTTAGCATTTTGAGGTTTCACTTTGGCTGTTTATTTCTTACTAGAGACTTGGAAGATAATTAATATTAAGATAATGATCACATAAGTTATGTCCTTGTATATATGAGCAACCAGACATTCAACAGAGGTGGCTTATTTAAAGGCTGGATCAATATGGTTTTATCTTCAATTAcacatttttcaataaaataggcaagtataaacattaaatatatctggataaaccacatttaaaaattaaatctagggcagccagttggctcagttggttagagcgcagtgctcataacaccaaagtaaccagttcaattcccacatgggccattgagctgcaccctccacaactagattgaaaacaacgactttacttggagctgatgggtcctgggaaaaacacactcttccccaatattccccaataaaaatttttttaaaaattcaattactttaaaaaaaaaatttaatctagatttccagtcaagatggcagaataggtaaacgctgtcctcatctcctctcaggaccacatcaatttcaactaaaccacagaacaaccatcactgagaatcacctgaagtctagctgaacgaaagccctacaactatggacatacagaagaagccaccatgagactagtaggaggggcagagatgcggatcgggctggtcccacacccacatgtggccattaaaaattcGAAGAGGTATCTGGGCGGCAGAGGtctccctgaggagcaaggggtcccagcccctccccagccaagGGTTTCAGTGTTgtgaagagaagtccccataacttctggctatgataatcagcaaagattgtggctgagtgagacagaaggcagttgcactcccaggtgctcctcttaaaggggtAAGAGTAAGACTGCATACAGACTCATTCTCTCTGGGCTCTAGTACTGGGGTAGCAACTCAAAAGGCGATaagaggaggaaatgaattgtctagcttcagcaTGAGAACAGAAGGGGAGtcttctcccagatggaggagctgaagaaagccattgtttctttgttgagccctccctctccctgcaaGCAGGTCCTGGCAGACGCCACATCCAAGCCTCCATCAAACTTGCCAACAACTTTCGTCTGCTCTGccttagtgattccctgagaccatgccttacccaactttcaggcacacccaagctgcttctagtggcttttccatataaatggcctacCTTGgcccatgctgcagactttcctaaaatcaaaggttcacaaaacccagacaagAAACATCTAGCTTCGGCATAgaccatacctctggctgagcatcccTAAGTGTGGCACTAGTGAtggccagccttggtttgcagattggcttctcaaggcacctccaagggAGGGCACTGgacatctctggattgctttgtgactcataccaggtggccctgggcaggacacagactgcagctgaacttggcctgcagtgggtcctcTCCTAGGAAGCCCTAGGTCTGgtatgcccagtggccagctttggactgggcCAGAGCCTCACcgagccacctccaaggatgacacacccaaagggcagactgacaggcaccagagccccactagagtaaaccctgctctgtagggtcagcccctgcacaacagctccttcattgtagtcacagccagtctcACAACTAATCAACCTGAAAGTCAATCCCtccctcccattgatgtacaAACAGTAATCAAgtctcagctacaacaggagggcacacacaacccacacaagagacacacgtAGAGCACCGAGCTCTGATGACCAGGAAAACTGCGCCACTTGGttccacaggatacctactatataaggtcactctactaaaaCCAGGAGGCAtcgcagccctacctaatacatagaaacaaacacaaggaagcagccaaaatggggagacaaaggaacacatcccaaataaaagaacaggacaaaactctaggaaaagaactaaacaaaatggagacaagcaaactaccagacacagagttccaaacactgatgCTTTCTcatggagaacttcaacaaagagataggaaacacaaaaatggagatcgaaaacataaaaaaggaccagtcagaaataaagaataaaataactgaaatgaagaatacattagaaggaatcaacagtagatcagatgaagcagaggactgaatcagcaatttagaagataaagtagcagaaaatacccaatcaaaacagcagaaaggaaaaagaatccaaaaaataaggacagtttaaggggcttctgggacaacatgaagcatcccaaaattcacatcataagggtaccagaaggagaaagaagagagcaagaaattgaaaacctatttgaagaaataatgactgaaaacttccataacctggcaaaggaaatagatatacaagtccaggaagcacagagagtcccaaacaagatgaaccaaaacaggcccacaccaagacacatcataattaaaatgccaaaggttaaagacaaagagagaatcttaaaagcaactagagaaaaacagttacctacaagggatctcccataaaactagcagctgatttctcaacagaaactttgcaggccaggagggattggcaggaaatattcaaagtgatgaaaagcaaggatttacaaccaagattactctgcccagcaaagctatcatttagaatcaaaggacagataaagagctttccagataagaaaaagctaaaggaattcctctccaccaaaccagtgttatatgcaatgttagaaggacttaagacaaaaaaaaaaaaaaattattatgctgagtgaaataagtcagacagaaaaagtcgagaaccatgtaatttcactgatatgtggtatataaaactgaaaacaacaaaagaataagacaaacaaataaaaaaacaaaacttatagacacagacaatagtttagtggttgccagagggttggggggagggggatggtagatgagggtaaaggggatcaaatatatggtgatggaaggagaactgactctggatgatgaacacacaatgtgatatatagatgatgtattacagaattgtacacctgaaacttatataactttactaacaattgtcacgtcaataaacattaataaaaaaaatgtaaacgaGATCAAATAATTCCTTTGGTCAAAACCCAGCAAAGGGTTAACCATGGACCTTAGAATAAAATCTATGGTTCTTACGACAGTTTATGAGGTCCTACATGATCTGGCCCATTACTAcctctccactttcatttcttgTCAATCTTCTCCATCCTTTCCATGCTCCAAACACACTGGACTTTTTATTGCTCCCTGGACATACCACGCATGCTTCTGCCACCAGGATTTTtcacttgctcttccctctgcctggaatattcttaCATCACATATTTGCATGGCTCAAATAAGACTTTTTCAGAGAAGCCTTTCTTGGCAACCCTATCAAAATCAGCACACTTCCATCTCTGAACCCTGagattatattacatatttgattttttaaattgttttctccaCTTCAGTATATACAACATGTAAAAAGTGacttcatctgttttgttcactgttgtattctTCAGGCCTAAAACAATACGTGGCACTAATAGGcactcaaataaaatatttgctgaataaatgagtaaataagtgaatagatttctgactttaaaatatgcttatatATCAGTGATCTAGACAtagctttgtttttaattgtacagttaattagaaaaattcctattgttttGCTTCAATTATCAGgaaaagtatttattcatttttacgcacgataaatatttattaattttttgttaaatgcTTAGCTCATATTGGATGTGCAATAAATACTGGCTGCCTAAATGGAGTGCCTACCATGTATAATTTATTAGACATTATGgtattaaattacaaaaaaaatgagCCAAATATCCCTTTTAGGTGGACTAGGTTATTTTaaacatgataaaataaataataaaaatatgaataataaaatggcaataactacatatcgatcaacaactactttcaatgtaaattgattaaatgttccaatcaaaagatagggtggctaaatagataagaaaataagacccttacatatgctgcctacaagagactcactcagatcaaaagacagacatagactgaaagtaaaggaatgggaaaaaaatatttcatgaaaatggaaacaaacaaacaaacaaaaagctggggtagcagtacttataccagaaaaaatactttaaaacaaaagttataaaaagtgacaaagaaggacccagtaatcccacttctgggtaattatccaaagaaactcaaaatgttacttcgaggggatgtgtgcatccatatgttcattacagcattgtttacaatagccaagatgtggaggcagcctggatgtctttcgatggataaatggataaagagtaggtggtacatactggggatgccaaaaaatgtatacgagtggacacttcggtctatgttgctcaagcagtaattcaccatcatcagaagtgtctggacgctgatggtaaccactttgagcacctcttgtaattgcagaagtcaaacgtaacttgtatttatcttttgttattgcatatattgagtataacaattttaatacagtttttctttcttaaaatgtgtatacattttttttggcaccctctgtatatacaatagaatattgctcagccaaggAAGGGAATGGACTCTCGCCATCTGCAGCgtcatggatgaacctggagagtactgtgctgagtgaggtatgtcagacagcgaaagacagatacagtgtgatttcacttatatgtgaaatctaaagaataaaattaacaaacaaatgaaacggaaaaaaactcatagatacagaaaaca
The nucleotide sequence above comes from Rhinolophus ferrumequinum isolate MPI-CBG mRhiFer1 chromosome 6, mRhiFer1_v1.p, whole genome shotgun sequence. Encoded proteins:
- the LOC117023771 gene encoding olfactory receptor 11H4, which produces MSFFFIDLRPMNRSATHIVTEFVLLGFPGCSEIQIFLFSLFLVIYVLTLLGNGAIICAVRWDPRLHTPMYFLLGNFAFLEIWYVSSTVPNMLANILSRTKTISFSGCFLQFYFFFSLGTTECLFLAIMAYDRYLAICRPLHYPTVMTGNLCGMLVSLCWLIGFLGYPIPIFFISQLPFCGPNIIDHFLCDMDPLMALSCAPAPITEFIFYTQSSLVLFFTIMYILRSYTLLLRAVFRVPSAAGRKKAFSTCGSHLAVVSLFYGTVMVMYVSPTHGIPTLMQKILTLAYSTMTPLFNPLIYSLRNKDMKLALRSVLFRMRISQNS